The following proteins are co-located in the Triplophysa dalaica isolate WHDGS20190420 chromosome 2, ASM1584641v1, whole genome shotgun sequence genome:
- the LOC130435452 gene encoding zinc finger protein 239-like encodes MGTCENHNCVRWFCTTYKQQTDYPSILLCSDFTVLQVDRDLNTVVFVSDESGDSCHDGETASTSKHTEQKLFTCTRCDISFPTLQEKKLHSQEHRDKKHFHCQQCGKSFSSSSNLKSHMRKHTGEKPFHCSECDKYFSTRTYLVMHKRMHTGNKVFRCPNCEKRFYTPSNLRKHVRVHTNERPYQCIECGKTFTQSSSLQRHQKIHFNEKRYQCSYCDKRFNQKYNLICHERTHTGEKPYLCSHCGKRFTLLGSLKDHHRVHTGEKPHHCSVCGKSFSRLDNLKTHQRTHTGERPYKCSQCDKTFTQRVLLKIHQRVHTGEKHTQHQ; translated from the exons ATGG GTACATGTGAAAATCATAATTGTGTCCGCTGGTTCTGCACCacatacaaacaacaaacagatTATCCGTCAATCCTCTTGTGTTCTGACTTTACAGTTTTACAAGTTGATAGAGATTTGAacactgttgtgtttgtttcagatgagagcGGTGATTCATGTCATGATGGAGAAACGGCCTCTAcatcaaaacacacagaacagaaactcttcacctgcaccagatgtgacatcagctttcctaccttacaagagaagaaacttcattcacaagagcacagagacaagaaacactttcactGTCAGCAGTGTGGGAAGAGTTTTAGTTCGTCTTCTAATCTGAAGAGTCACATGAGGaaacacactggagaaaaaccttttcactgcagtgaatgtgacaaatatttcagCACCAGAACATATCTTGTTATGCATAAGAGAATGCACACAGGGAACAAAGTGTTCAGGTGTCCTAACTGTGAAAAGAGATTTTATACTCCATCCAATCTGAGGAAACATGTGCGTGTCCACACAAATGAGAGACCATATCAGTGCATtgaatgtggaaaaaccttCACACAGTCAAGTTCTTTACAGAGACAccaaaaaatacactttaatgaGAAACGCTATCAGTGTTCATACTGTGATAAACGTTTTAATCAGAAATATAATTTGATATGTCATgagagaactcacactggagagaaaccttacctctgctctcactgtggaaagagattTACTTTGTTAGGTTCTTTAAAAGAtcatcacagagttcacactggagagaaacctcatcactgcagtgtttgtgggaAGAGTTTCAGTCGACTTGACAATTTAAAGACACatcagagaacacacacaggaGAAAGACCTTAcaaatgttctcagtgtgacaagacGTTTACTCAAAGAGTTCTCCTGAAAATCCAtcagagagttcacactggagagaaacacaCTCAACACCAGTGA